The Antarcticibacterium sp. 1MA-6-2 genome has a window encoding:
- a CDS encoding LytTR family DNA-binding domain-containing protein, with product MSNIEKELPGANFIRIHRSFIISLAALESYTNEYLEVAKQSLTH from the coding sequence ATGAGCAATATAGAAAAGGAGCTCCCCGGGGCAAATTTTATAAGAATTCATCGTTCATTTATTATTTCCCTTGCTGCCCTGGAATCCTATACAAATGAATACCTGGAAGTAGCTAAGCAAAGCCTTACCCATTAG
- a CDS encoding YihY/virulence factor BrkB family protein, with the protein MGKDTARNNNDGHQADKPGEIPVSGWKEIGSRVLSEIKKDHVQIVSAGVGFYFFMALFPTIVAALSIYGLVMDPSQIQDHISGLNNVLPAEAADMIQGFIEPIVSKPDSTLGWGVILSILISIWSANQGTNALFEGVNIAYNEVDNRNFIKKTALTLAFTIGGLILGILAVVLVILFPAFVEHIPVGSSIQTVLSWCRWLILAAFIIFGLGLIYKKAPDRDNPELKWISWGSIVATVFWVAQFAFIFLVCK; encoded by the coding sequence ATGGGAAAAGATACTGCAAGAAACAATAATGATGGACACCAGGCAGATAAACCTGGTGAAATTCCAGTTTCGGGCTGGAAAGAAATAGGCTCACGTGTTTTATCAGAAATAAAAAAAGACCACGTTCAAATAGTTTCGGCAGGGGTAGGATTTTATTTTTTCATGGCACTTTTCCCCACTATAGTTGCAGCACTCTCTATTTATGGTCTAGTTATGGACCCTTCTCAAATTCAGGATCACATTTCGGGATTAAATAATGTACTTCCGGCAGAAGCTGCGGACATGATTCAGGGTTTCATCGAGCCAATAGTTTCAAAACCTGACAGTACGCTTGGCTGGGGTGTGATTTTAAGCATTCTTATAAGTATATGGAGTGCCAACCAGGGGACAAACGCCCTTTTTGAAGGTGTAAATATTGCTTATAACGAGGTGGATAACAGAAATTTTATTAAGAAGACTGCCCTTACCCTTGCATTCACCATTGGCGGACTTATACTGGGAATTCTGGCTGTTGTGCTGGTTATTCTTTTCCCTGCCTTTGTTGAACATATTCCGGTAGGATCAAGCATTCAAACAGTTTTGAGCTGGTGCCGCTGGCTCATTCTTGCAGCCTTTATTATTTTCGGCCTTGGACTTATTTATAAAAAGGCACCAGACAGAGATAATCCTGAATTAAAATGGATTAGCTGGGGCTCTATTGTTGCCACTGTGTTTTGGGTGGCTCAGTTCGCTTTTATTTTCCTGGTATGTAAATAA
- a CDS encoding cyclopropane-fatty-acyl-phospholipid synthase family protein, whose translation MKTLKMYFAAIIMILFFSPIAFAQDVVYVPTRTPVVDAMLELADVKESDVVYDLGSGDGRIVIKAAKNYGAKGVGIDIDPERIDEANANAKEAM comes from the coding sequence ATGAAAACTTTAAAAATGTATTTCGCAGCTATTATTATGATATTGTTTTTTAGTCCAATAGCATTTGCCCAGGATGTCGTATATGTTCCCACCCGCACCCCGGTAGTAGATGCTATGTTAGAACTGGCAGACGTAAAAGAATCTGATGTTGTTTATGATCTGGGTTCCGGGGACGGGCGCATAGTAATAAAGGCCGCAAAGAACTATGGAGCTAAAGGAGTAGGAATTGATATTGATCCTGAAAGAATTGATGAGGCTAATGCGAATGCAAAGGAAGCTATGTGA
- a CDS encoding amino acid permease: MLGVSDAIALIVGIVIGAGIFRTPSLVAGSVESGGMMLTAWLIGGLVSLIGALCYAELTTTFPNTGGDYHFLMRAFGKRTAFLFAWARLSVIQTGSIALLSFIFGDYATQIYSLGEFSSVLYAGIIVILLTAVNIIGISIGA; this comes from the coding sequence TTGCTGGGAGTATCAGATGCAATTGCCTTAATTGTGGGAATTGTAATTGGAGCGGGAATTTTTAGAACTCCATCTTTAGTTGCGGGAAGTGTAGAATCGGGAGGAATGATGCTTACTGCCTGGCTAATTGGAGGCCTGGTTTCCCTTATTGGTGCTCTGTGTTATGCCGAGCTTACCACGACTTTCCCAAATACAGGAGGAGATTACCATTTCCTGATGAGGGCCTTCGGGAAAAGAACGGCTTTTTTATTTGCCTGGGCCAGGCTAAGTGTAATCCAAACAGGTTCTATTGCACTCCTCTCCTTTATTTTTGGAGATTATGCCACCCAAATTTATAGCCTGGGAGAATTTTCTTCAGTTCTATATGCTGGCATAATTGTAATACTGTTAACAGCAGTCAATATTATAGGTATAAGCATTGGTGCTTAA
- a CDS encoding DUF1697 domain-containing protein → MKSSQINYTYIAFLRGINVGGHHKIAMAELKKELEGIGMKNVHTLLNSGNVIFYSESVGVEKLEEKITEHLKTTYGFAVPVIITTAEEIRKLYTFAPFQDIAITKDIRLYVSFLKKNRDPLPDLPWTTPDESFSIINQVGKAVFSVLDVSASKTTNAMKFLEDFFGKDITTRNWNTVERILKKI, encoded by the coding sequence ATGAAATCGAGTCAGATTAATTATACATATATCGCTTTTTTAAGAGGTATAAATGTAGGAGGGCATCATAAGATCGCGATGGCAGAGCTTAAGAAAGAATTGGAGGGAATAGGAATGAAGAATGTCCATACACTTCTTAATTCCGGAAATGTAATTTTTTATTCTGAAAGTGTTGGCGTGGAGAAACTGGAAGAAAAAATCACTGAGCATCTTAAAACCACTTATGGCTTTGCGGTTCCTGTAATTATTACTACTGCTGAAGAAATTAGGAAACTTTATACATTTGCTCCTTTTCAGGATATTGCTATTACAAAAGACATAAGGCTATATGTTTCTTTTCTGAAGAAAAACAGAGATCCCCTCCCCGACCTCCCCTGGACAACCCCTGATGAATCCTTCAGCATTATTAATCAAGTGGGAAAAGCTGTCTTTAGTGTTTTAGACGTTTCAGCATCAAAGACAACAAATGCCATGAAGTTTCTGGAAGATTTCTTCGGAAAGGATATCACCACCCGAAACTGGAATACTGTAGAACGTATTCTGAAAAAAATATAA
- a CDS encoding transposase: MQGKKDYQEKLFTSFRLSDRIPKENFYRRLKEALNLDFLYPLTHQFYGESGQKSIDPVVYFKICLVGYLENITTDRGVMDHCAMRLDILYFLGYDVDEELPWHSTISRTRKLFTDDVFEEVFTRVFKLCVEAGLVSGHTQAIDSAPVKANASMDSLELKVPAEDLEEHLSKLRVQSSRDRKAKENKAPKEQQEITASKQELQEIKSRNKRWSKDQDMKPGAKNKGSKYTSNKTHYSPTDPDARISVKPGKARKLNYLCNIDRRY, encoded by the coding sequence ATGCAAGGCAAAAAAGACTATCAGGAAAAACTCTTCACTTCCTTTAGGTTAAGTGATCGAATCCCAAAAGAAAATTTTTATCGCAGGTTAAAAGAGGCTCTCAACCTGGATTTCCTTTATCCACTCACCCACCAGTTCTATGGGGAGAGCGGACAAAAAAGTATCGACCCCGTGGTGTATTTCAAGATCTGCCTGGTGGGATATCTTGAGAATATTACTACAGATCGTGGCGTAATGGATCATTGTGCAATGCGGCTGGACATCCTTTATTTCCTTGGGTATGATGTAGATGAAGAACTACCCTGGCACAGCACCATAAGCCGTACCCGAAAGCTTTTTACCGATGATGTCTTTGAGGAAGTATTCACCCGGGTTTTTAAACTATGTGTAGAAGCAGGATTGGTAAGCGGGCATACACAAGCCATTGATTCAGCTCCTGTTAAAGCCAATGCTTCTATGGATAGCCTGGAGCTTAAAGTCCCGGCAGAAGATCTTGAAGAGCATCTCTCAAAGCTGCGTGTGCAAAGCAGCAGGGACCGAAAAGCCAAAGAGAACAAAGCCCCTAAAGAACAACAGGAAATTACCGCCAGTAAACAAGAATTACAGGAAATTAAGAGCCGTAATAAAAGATGGAGTAAGGACCAGGATATGAAACCCGGTGCAAAGAACAAAGGCAGTAAATATACCAGCAACAAAACCCACTACAGCCCCACAGATCCTGATGCAAGGATCAGTGTCAAACCCGGAAAAGCCAGGAAACTTAACTACCTCTGCAATATAGACCGTAGATACTAA
- a CDS encoding transposase, giving the protein MTDVQAYHADKKDTKYLKDTVTRLNRRLRREGLIWENLLADAGYSSGENYAYLENKGLTPYIPPHGTYKGGPEGFQYFKEGNYWLCPQGKKVTFRKQKMENGNLKDNYFTTRADCKDCPIKKACIGKSHEKRINITAFREEYERNIERVKSRRGRYMKGKRQGTVEPVFGTLKEFLGLRKVNTIGIRQANKCMHLAAIAYNLKKYLKFTTRKVKSGANALQKCQDAAPSIIKAELMAFQAVLVLLFSSQKVFVNRASLA; this is encoded by the coding sequence ATAACAGATGTACAGGCCTACCATGCAGATAAGAAAGACACAAAATATTTAAAGGATACTGTTACAAGATTGAACAGGCGTTTACGCAGGGAAGGATTGATCTGGGAAAATCTGCTGGCAGATGCAGGTTATAGCAGTGGGGAGAATTATGCATACCTGGAAAATAAAGGTCTTACACCCTATATTCCACCACACGGCACTTACAAAGGAGGACCTGAAGGGTTCCAATATTTTAAAGAGGGCAACTACTGGCTGTGCCCGCAAGGAAAAAAGGTAACCTTCCGGAAGCAGAAAATGGAGAATGGAAACTTAAAGGATAACTATTTTACTACAAGAGCAGATTGTAAAGACTGCCCAATAAAAAAAGCCTGCATTGGCAAGAGCCACGAAAAAAGGATCAATATTACCGCCTTTCGGGAAGAATACGAAAGAAATATTGAACGGGTAAAAAGCAGGCGTGGCCGCTATATGAAAGGCAAACGACAAGGCACGGTAGAACCCGTTTTTGGTACCCTTAAAGAATTCCTGGGACTAAGAAAAGTAAATACCATCGGAATTCGCCAGGCCAACAAATGTATGCACCTGGCCGCCATTGCGTATAACCTGAAGAAGTACCTGAAGTTTACCACAAGGAAAGTCAAGTCCGGGGCAAATGCCCTGCAAAAATGCCAAGACGCCGCTCCTTCTATTATAAAAGCTGAATTAATGGCTTTTCAAGCTGTTTTGGTCCTCCTTTTTTCTTCCCAAAAAGTGTTTGTGAATAGAGCATCACTTGCTTAA
- a CDS encoding YhjD/YihY/BrkB family envelope integrity protein produces the protein MYGSFAAVIIMLLWLFLTSFIILLGAEINSEMEHQTQKDTTVGPDEPMGQRGGYHADNVAGKEK, from the coding sequence ATGTACGGCAGTTTTGCAGCTGTAATTATTATGCTCTTATGGCTTTTCCTTACCTCCTTTATAATTCTTCTTGGTGCCGAAATTAATTCAGAAATGGAACATCAAACCCAAAAAGACACTACAGTAGGACCAGATGAACCTATGGGGCAAAGGGGAGGTTATCACGCAGATAATGTAGCAGGAAAGGAGAAATAA
- a CDS encoding cupin domain-containing protein, which produces MKHKNNDTDTIILKSGEGRIYNCGTMTAIFKSDENETNEKYSISEWWLEPNSGGPGPHQHEENDEIFYGIEGTTSILVGDKWIDVDRGTFLRIPRNTIHDFANKTDEKSGLLNFFIPGGFEKNMPAIEKWFDEK; this is translated from the coding sequence ATGAAGCATAAAAATAATGATACTGATACCATAATCCTCAAATCAGGCGAAGGGAGAATTTACAATTGTGGAACTATGACTGCTATTTTCAAATCAGATGAAAATGAAACTAACGAAAAATATAGTATATCAGAATGGTGGCTCGAACCAAACTCTGGCGGACCTGGCCCTCACCAACACGAAGAAAATGATGAAATATTTTACGGAATTGAAGGCACAACATCTATACTTGTTGGGGATAAATGGATAGATGTGGATAGGGGAACTTTTTTAAGAATACCAAGAAATACAATTCATGATTTTGCTAATAAAACAGACGAAAAATCGGGTTTACTAAATTTTTTTATTCCGGGTGGGTTTGAGAAAAATATGCCTGCAATCGAAAAATGGTTTGATGAAAAATAA
- a CDS encoding APC family permease — protein MGVVLIIIVGLFFVPAATDVSYSFFPESVSNNSFGLAMVFVLLTFGGWNEAAYISAEIRSGRKKMAGALVLSIIIITAVYLLVNFAYLRGLGLEGMAGSQAVAGDLMGTAFGPIGVSLISIVVAVCAMTSANATIFTGARSNYALGRDFEVFGYLGKWKNSLRGPVNAFIVQGIIALVLVSFGFFSRSGFETMIDYTAPVFWFFLLLVGISIFVLRKREPNVERPFKVPFYPVLPLVFCFTSAYLLYSSIAYTGWGALVGIGVLLAGALILVIKPSVAKENGNYN, from the coding sequence TTGGGAGTTGTACTTATAATAATTGTAGGACTCTTTTTCGTCCCTGCAGCTACAGATGTTTCCTACTCTTTTTTTCCTGAATCTGTTTCGAACAACAGTTTTGGTTTGGCAATGGTTTTTGTGTTATTGACTTTTGGAGGCTGGAATGAAGCTGCTTATATCTCGGCAGAGATTCGCTCGGGTCGTAAAAAAATGGCAGGTGCTTTAGTTTTAAGTATAATTATTATAACAGCTGTTTATCTGCTAGTGAATTTTGCTTACCTAAGAGGACTTGGTCTTGAAGGAATGGCAGGCTCTCAAGCTGTAGCAGGAGATCTAATGGGGACTGCTTTTGGGCCCATTGGTGTAAGTTTAATTTCCATAGTTGTAGCAGTATGTGCAATGACATCGGCCAATGCAACAATTTTTACAGGAGCACGGTCAAACTATGCTTTGGGAAGAGATTTTGAAGTTTTTGGCTATCTGGGGAAATGGAAAAATTCCCTTAGAGGTCCTGTCAATGCCTTTATCGTCCAGGGTATAATCGCTCTTGTACTGGTAAGTTTTGGATTTTTTTCCCGCAGTGGGTTTGAAACTATGATAGATTATACCGCCCCGGTTTTCTGGTTCTTCCTGTTACTGGTGGGGATTTCAATATTTGTTTTAAGAAAAAGGGAGCCCAACGTGGAACGTCCATTTAAAGTCCCATTTTATCCTGTCCTTCCACTTGTTTTTTGTTTTACAAGTGCATATCTGCTCTATTCAAGTATTGCATATACGGGATGGGGAGCATTGGTGGGAATTGGAGTTTTGCTCGCAGGGGCTTTAATTCTTGTCATAAAACCATCTGTTGCTAAAGAAAACGGCAATTATAATTAG
- a CDS encoding serine hydrolase yields MVGQQAVAQETQLNSIIQSYATKNNFNGTVLVEKDSAILFHKSFGIADRRFNIPINNETVYKIASITKAFTAVLILQLHEQGELDLNKPIKNYLPDYPDEVSLKVTPHQLLNHTSGIILIDTVSSVENAMKYGLGLYSTPNTTNQLLKSFINCSLVNEPGSKFNYNNAEYFVLGKIIEALYQKTYEKVLNEKILEPLGMTTSGMATEKDIIRNLASTYFSENNSDSLINDIPMFIENWYAAGAMYSSPPDLLKFSNALFGLKLINKENLDLMLTPGLDDYGYGVWIKGKGDERVMERYGSIMGLNAVWMRHLNKSTTIIILSNTNLTNLGNFASEIGSNVP; encoded by the coding sequence TTGGTTGGTCAACAAGCAGTAGCCCAGGAAACACAGTTAAACTCAATTATACAATCTTATGCTACTAAAAATAATTTTAATGGTACAGTGCTGGTAGAGAAAGACTCCGCCATACTTTTCCATAAAAGTTTTGGTATTGCAGACCGAAGGTTTAATATTCCCATAAATAATGAGACCGTTTATAAAATAGCGTCAATAACAAAAGCTTTTACTGCGGTCCTAATTCTTCAACTTCATGAACAGGGCGAACTTGATTTAAATAAACCCATCAAAAACTATCTGCCAGATTATCCAGATGAAGTAAGTTTAAAAGTTACTCCGCATCAACTTCTTAATCATACTTCTGGTATCATCTTAATAGACACTGTTTCAAGTGTGGAAAATGCTATGAAATATGGATTAGGATTGTATTCAACACCTAACACGACGAACCAACTTTTGAAAAGCTTTATAAATTGCTCTCTAGTAAATGAACCTGGGTCAAAATTTAACTATAATAATGCAGAATACTTTGTTCTGGGAAAAATCATTGAAGCGCTTTATCAGAAAACTTACGAAAAGGTACTAAACGAAAAAATTCTGGAGCCCTTAGGTATGACTACTTCAGGAATGGCTACGGAAAAGGATATTATCAGGAATCTTGCCAGTACATATTTTTCTGAAAACAATTCCGATTCTTTGATAAATGATATTCCCATGTTTATAGAAAATTGGTACGCTGCCGGGGCAATGTATTCTTCACCTCCTGATTTACTAAAATTTTCCAACGCATTGTTTGGACTCAAGTTGATTAATAAAGAAAATTTAGACTTAATGTTAACTCCCGGACTTGATGATTATGGGTATGGGGTATGGATTAAAGGAAAGGGAGATGAAAGAGTAATGGAGCGTTATGGGAGTATAATGGGATTAAATGCGGTGTGGATGCGACATTTAAATAAGTCAACGACGATTATTATTCTTAGTAATACGAACTTAACTAATTTAGGAAATTTTGCAAGTGAAATAGGTAGTAATGTGCCTTAG
- a CDS encoding response regulator: MDRKISCIIVDDEPTAREVIARHLAKINHVEVLGTCESAGEAFGLINTKKVDLIFLDINMPRFQDCLLPVQ, encoded by the coding sequence ATGGATAGAAAGATTTCCTGTATCATAGTAGATGATGAACCCACGGCAAGAGAGGTGATTGCGAGGCATTTAGCTAAGATCAACCACGTGGAAGTGCTGGGAACCTGTGAAAGTGCCGGGGAAGCTTTTGGTTTAATTAATACCAAAAAAGTAGACCTGATCTTCCTGGATATTAATATGCCGAGATTTCAGGATTGTCTTTTGCCCGTTCAATAA